The genomic region GCGTGCGCGGCGTCGACGGAGACGGCCTGCTGGGCTTCGATGGTGGAGGCGCCGAGGTGGGGTGTGACGAGGATGGCGGGGTGTTTTCGGAGGGGGTTGTCGGCGGCGGGTGGTTCTTCTTCGAAGACGTCGAGGGCGGCGCCGGCGATGAGTTTCTGGTCGAGTGCGGTGATGATGTCGGCTTCATCGACGACCCCGCCTCGAGCGGCGTTGATGACGAGGAGGTTGGGTCGGGCGGTTTTCATGACCTCGAGGTTGAGCATGCTGCGGGTGTGGGTGTTGAGGGGGACGTGGAAGGAGAGCATGTCGACTTTGGGGACGAGGTCTTTGAAGTCGCGAATGACTTTGACCTGTCCATCGAGGATGGTGTCGGTGTTGACAAAGGGGTCGTAGCCGAGGACGTCCATTTCGAAGGCGAGGGCGCGTTTGGCGACGGTTTGTCCGATGCGTCCGAGTCCGACGACGCCCAGGGTTTTTCCGGCGAGTTGTCGGCCTTTGAACTTGTTGCGGTCCCATCCGCCTTCGGCCATGGTTTTGTAGGCGGGTCCGATCTGGCGCGCGGCGGCGAGGAGGAGGGCGAAGGCGTGCTCGGCGGTGGTGATGGTGGAGGCTTCGGCGGTGTTGAGGACGAGGATGCCCTTGTCGGTGGCGGCGGCGAGGTCGATGTTGTCGATGCCGACGCCAGCGCGGGCGATGACCTTGAGCCTGCCGGGGTTGGCGAGGACCTCGGCGGTGATTTTTACGCCTGAGCGGACGATGACGGCGTCGTGGTCGCCGATGATGGTGGCGAGTTCATCTTCTTTGATGCCGGCGCGGTCGGTGAGGGTGGCGTCGGTCTGGGCGGAGATCCAGTCGAGGCCTTCCTGGGCGA from Phycisphaeraceae bacterium harbors:
- the serA gene encoding phosphoglycerate dehydrogenase — translated: MTTATQTFSILAADKLAQEGLDWISAQTDATLTDRAGIKEDELATIIGDHDAVIVRSGVKITAEVLANPGRLKVIARAGVGIDNIDLAAATDKGILVLNTAEASTITTAEHAFALLLAAARQIGPAYKTMAEGGWDRNKFKGRQLAGKTLGVVGLGRIGQTVAKRALAFEMDVLGYDPFVNTDTILDGQVKVIRDFKDLVPKVDMLSFHVPLNTHTRSMLNLEVMKTARPNLLVINAARGGVVDEADIITALDQKLIAGAALDVFEEEPPAADNPLRKHPAILVTPHLGASTIEAQQAVSVDAAHAVMDYLRGEGIKGAVNAGGLRVDLTPLQAAYADLADRMARLIGPMITRGLCNVSIEVKGKDLAHAASTIERTALTRLLADRLDSPVNLINVGSVAKERGITSKVTTSDATASSATELTILVEGPKDAIDPGTHPEDRARRIVGHIYDDLKPRIVEINGYHMDMIPRDNMLLLQNEDRPGMIGLVGTMLGQAGLNIADMTISRRAGSDGNVTALMLLKVDSPPDQATLDKLTDQPGLLKAAAVKLAPVHN